In Gossypium hirsutum isolate 1008001.06 chromosome D06, Gossypium_hirsutum_v2.1, whole genome shotgun sequence, one genomic interval encodes:
- the LOC121218226 gene encoding blue copper protein, whose amino-acid sequence MASSSVGMACLGLVLCMVVVPSLATVYNVGDASGWATGVDFSSWASDKTFKVGDSLVFNYPTSHTVEEVSSSDYSACTVGKAISTDSTGATTINLKTGGTHYFICGVAGHCENGMKLAVKVESSSSSSSTDKPSTTSPSTTTTTKIPDSSSSWSLSPVLAFVTTWVALCVMMVVS is encoded by the exons ATGGCAAGCTCAAGTGTGGGAATGGCCTGTCTTGGGCTAGTTTTATGCATGGTGGTTGTGCCAAGCTTGGCCACGGTTTACAATGTTGGTGACGCCTCTGGCTGGGCAACCGGTGTCGATTTTAGTAGTTGGGCTAGCGACAAGACCTTCAAAGTTGGAGATTCCCTCG TTTTCAATTACCCAACAAGCCATACGGTGGAGGAGGTAAGTTCTAGCGATTACAGTGCATGTACGGTGGGGAAAGCAATCTCGACGGATAGCACCGGAGCCACCACCATCAATCTGAAGACCGGCGGTACTCACTACTTCATTTGTGGTGTGGCTGGTCATTGTGAGAACGGCATGAAGCTTGCGGTCAAAGTggagtcttcttcttcttcatcttccacTGATAAACCATCAACCACTTCACCATCTACTACTACGACGACTAAGATCCCGgattcatcttcttcatggagtcTTTCACCGGTTCTGGCTTTTGTTACAACTTGGGTCGCATTGTGCGTGATGATGGTTGTTTCATAA
- the LOC121218223 gene encoding protein DETOXIFICATION 27, translated as MDGAHRNSDEYHQPLLTEPSSNDEETILRDEDGVEGKDLRTRLWIETKKLWAIVGPSIISRVAGYSMNIITQAFAGHLGDVELAAISIANTVIVGFNFGLLLGMASALETLCGQAFGAKEYHMLGIYMQRSWIVLLLCCFLLLPFYVFATPVLKLLGQPDDVAEMSGVAAIWMIPLHFSFAFQFPLQRFLQSQSKTAVLAYVSFVALGVNVLTSWVFVNVLDWGVIGASLALDISWWVGALGLYSYTVLGGCPLSWTGYSMEAFNGLWEFLKLSAASGVMLCLENWYYRILILMTGYLSNATLAVDALSVCMSINGWELMIPLAFLAATGVRVANELGAGNSEAAKFATKVSIVQSTIVGLFFCVIVLVLRDKVALIFTSSNDVLEEVDKLSYLLGVTILLNSVQPVLSGVAIGSGWQATVAYINLGCYYIIGLPLGILMGWVFKLGVSGIWGGMIFGGTAIQTVILAIFTIQRDWEKEAEKAKQRVKRWAK; from the exons ATGGATGGTGCCCATCGGAACAGTGACGAATACCATCAACCTTTACTAACAGAACCAAGTTCAAATGATGAAGAAACTATATTGAGAGATGAAGATGGTGTAGAAGGAAAGGACTTGAGGACAAGGCTATGGATCGAAACAAAGAAGCTATGGGCCATCGTAGGACCTTCAATCATCAGTCGTGTTGCTGGTTACTCCATGAACATTATAACCCAAGCTTTTGCTGGTCACCTTGGTGATGTTGAGCTTGCTGCTATTTCAATAGCCAATACGGTCATCGTTGGCTTCAACTTTGGCCTCCTA CTAGGGATGGCGAGTGCTTTAGAAACCCTTTGTGGACAAGCTTTTGGTGCTAAAGAATACCACATGTTGGGCATTTACATGCAAAGATCATGGATCGTTTTACTCCTTTGTTGTTTCTTGTTGTTACCCTTTTACGTATTTGCTACCCCGGTTTTAAAGCTATTAGGACAGCCGGACGATGTGGCGGAGATGTCGGGGGTGGCGGCGATTTGGATGATACCTTTGCACTTTAGCTTTGCGTTTCAGTTCCCATTACAAAGGTTCTTGCAAAGCCAGTCGAAGACTGCGGTGTTAGCCTATGTCTCGTTTGTTGCCTTAGGGGTGAATGTGTTGACGAGTTGGGTGTTCGTAAACGTGTTGGACTGGGGTGTGATTGGTGCTTCGTTGGCGTTGGATATTTCGTGGTGGGTTGGGGCTTTGGGGCTTTATAGCTACACTGTCCTCGGTGGGTGTCCTTTGTCATGGACCGGTTACTCGATGGAAGCATTTAATGGCTTATGGGAGTTTCTTAAACTCTCTGCTGCCTCTGGAGTCATGCTATG CTTGGAAAATTGGTACTATCGGATTCTGATATTGATGACTGGATACTTGTCAAATGCAACTTTGGCTGTGGATGCCTTATCCGTTTG TATGAGTATCAATGGATGGGAGCTTATGATTCCACTGGCTTTCCTGGCTGCTACTGG agtaagggtggcaaatgagCTAGGAGCAGGCAATTCGGAAGCGGCGAAATTTGCTACAAAGGTGTCAATCGTGCAATCGACAATTGTTGGACTATTCTTCTGTGTGATAGTGTTGGTACTTCGTGATAAAGTGGCATTGATATTCACATCCAGCAATGATGTCCTTGAAGAAGTTGATAAGTTGTCTTACCTGTTAGGCGTCACCATTCTACTCAACAGTGTTCAGCCAGTCTTATCAG GAGTGGCAATTGGATCAGGGTGGCAAGCAACGGTGGCTTACATAAACTTGGGTTGCTATTATATTATTGGACTCCCGCTTGGGATTTTGATGGGATGGGTTTTCAAGTTGGGTGTCTCG GGAATTTGGGGTGGGATGATCTTTGGAGGAACAGCTATTCAGACAGTGATTTTGGCTATATTCACAATTCAAAGAGATTGGGAAAAGGAG GCTGAAAAGGCTAAGCAGAGAGTTAAAAGGTGGGCGAAATGA
- the LOC121218225 gene encoding myocardial zonula adherens protein, translating to MDIPQEVDNYIKETIEDSLGLEISTQSLQLKLRSTEEAQRRLRDQCLFLLSKLKEKDQIIERSKAEANMNAAALKRFVEENQKLAAECANLLTQCNKWERECSLYDRDREALMDFGNEADERAKKAEIRAHELEEELRKLTEELRFYKHHYENQGIDSSSEGTALEENLLESVLSTLISKDEVMCGRAFLEANNSLEPCQKMLKLWNRLRPSTRKILSLAVEVKTLEKDKEHLRMNLCKAEDEVKVLFEENNILDEANKRLLRQYHKEKNLHGSDGKHSGSASTKTNKRKSSPKICSPIEKKIDFTDPDSARKPLSPLRHNSPDLRMHK from the exons ATGGATATTCCTCAAGAAGTTGATAATTACATTAAAGAAACAATTGAAGATTCCTTAGGTCTTGAAATCTCCACTCAATCTTTGCAACTAAAGCTCCGCTCCACCGAAGAAGCCCAGCGTCGACTCCGTGACCAGTGCTTATTCCTTCTCTCAAAATTGAAGGAGAAAGATCAAATCATCGAGCGCTCAAAG gcGGAAGCGAATATGAATGCGGCGGCGTTGAAGAGATTCGTGGAGGAGAATCAGAAGCTTGCGGCGGAGTGTGCGAATCTGTTGACTCAGTGTAACAAATGGGAAAGAGAGTGTTCGCTCTATGATCGTGATAGGGAAGCGTTGATGGATTTTGGGAATGAAGCTGATGAGAGGGCAAAGAAAGCTGAGATTAGGGCTCATGAATTGGAAGAAGAATTGAGGAAATTAACTGAAGAATTAAGGTTCTACAAGCACCATTATGAGAACCAAGgg ATTGATTCATCTTCTGAGGGCACTGCTTTGGAAGAGAATTTGCTTGAGTCGGTTCTATCAACGTTGATTTCTAAAGATGAAGTTATGTGTGGACGAGCATTCTTGGAGGCAAATAATTCACTTGAACCATGTCAAAAGATGCTTAAACTGTGGAATAG GTTGAGGCCTTCAACTCGAAAAATTTTGTCACTGGCTGTGGAAGTAAAGACCCTTGAGAAAGACAAAGAACATCTCAGAATGAACCTTTGTAAAGCTGAAGATGAG GTCAAAGTTCTGTTTGAAGAAAACAACATATTGGATGAAGCGAACAAAAGATTATTGAGGCAATACCACAAAGAAAAAAACCTCCATGGTTCTGATGGGAAGCATTCTGGTAGCGCATCTACGAAG ACAAACAAGCGAAAATCAAGTCCCAAGATATGCAGTCCAATTGAGAAGAAGATTGATTTCACTGATCCAGATTCAGCAAGGAAGCCTCTCTCACCCTTGCGGCATAACTCCCCTGACTTAAGAATGCACAAGTGA
- the LOC121218227 gene encoding blue copper protein produces the protein MVPPSWFFIYLNHKMARSAARTTMAGVVVVMWWCMVVQRLEATVFTVGESSGWVVGVDYDAWAKSKNFKLGDLLVFDYSSAYAIDEVFENDYNTCNIDHPISSDNSGSTVISLLNAGPNYFICGTPGYCAQGMKFIANVTA, from the exons ATGGTCCCtccaagctggtttttcatatatttgaatcat AAAATGGCAAGGTCAGCGGCAAGGACGACAATGGCGGGTGTTGTGGTGGTGATGTGGTGGTGTATGGTGGTGCAGAGGCTGGAAGCTACAGTTTTCACCGTTGGTGAGAGCAGTGGATGGGTTGTTGGTGTTGATTATGATGCCTGGGCTAAATCCAAGAACTTTAAACTTGGTGATTTACTTG TGTTCGATTATTCAAGTGCCTATGCAATAGATGAAGTCTTTGAAAATGACTACAACACATGCAATATCGATCATCCGATCAGCTCCGACAACAGCGGCTCCACCGTCATTTCTCTCCTCAACGCCGGCCCTAATTACTTCATCTGCGGTACACCTGGTTATTGTGCCCAAGGCATGAAGTTCATCGCTAATGTTACCGCTTAA
- the LOC121218224 gene encoding putative clathrin assembly protein At4g40080 produces MGYHKRLRIVSGILKDKGSLIKTTLSTKRHKASARRVILRATTHGSSVPPSDHRIAAVIGLGHGSRFTACTCIQAIMDRLHRTKDSSVALKCLYTIHNIINKGSFILKDQLAIYPSSGGRNFLNLSTFRDGSDSETCEMSAWVRWYAGILEQNLMVSRVLGYHLNSPRSKNEVIGFLNSDLLKELDVLVNFADYLGNVPADSLYLQRKSLVHEIVRLVSEDYRSVQRETFVRVTELGARMVSLSWSECTEFLSCIDRFEGCKERIAVLLVNRNRNDDLWGLINETKANLVAAIEKKENEGKMVVVATADNESDKLTRFSQLFRLAPSGRWVEF; encoded by the coding sequence ATGGGGTATCACAAAAGGCTTAGAATCGTCTCCGGAATTTTAAAAGACAAGGGTTCATTAATCAAAACAACTTTATCAACGAAGCGCCACAAAGCTTCCGCTCGTCGCGTCATTCTACGCGCCACCACCCACGGCTCCTCTGTCCCCCCATCAGATCACCGAATTGCCGCCGTTATAGGCCTCGGTCATGGCTCACGTTTCACAGCATGCACTTGTATACAAGCCATCATGGACCGTCTACACCGCACCAAAGATTCATCGGTCGCTCTCAAATGTCTCTATACAATCCATAACATAATAAACAAAGGTTCCTTCATCTTGAAAGATCAGCTTGCGATTTACCCTTCTTCCGGTGGCCGGAATTTTCTCAACTTGTCGACGTTCCGAGACGGTTCCGATTCAGAGACATGCGAAATGTCGGCATGGGTCCGATGGTACGCCGGAATCTTGGAACAAAATTTGATGGTCTCGAGGGTCTTGGGTTATCACCTTAACTCACCACGATCCAAGAACGAAGTCATAGGGTTTTTGAACTCGGATTTACTAAAGGAACTTGATGTTCTTGTTAATTTTGCCGATTATTTGGGTAATGTACCGGCCGATTCACTTTATCTTCAACGGAAGAGCTTGGTACACGAGATTGTGAGATTGGTTAGCGAAGATTATAGATCAGTACAACGTGAAACCTTCGTCCGAGTTACGGAACTCGGTGCGAGGATGGTGAGTTTGAGTTGGAGTGAGTGTACTGAGTTCCTGAGTTGTATAGACAGGTTCGAGGGTTGCAAGGAGAGGATAGCTGTGTTGTTGGTGAACAGGAACAGGAACGATGATTTGTGGGGTTTAATAAACGAGACGAAGGCGAACCTTGTGGCGGCGATTGAAAAGAAGGAGAATGAAGGGAAAATGGTGGTGGTTGCAACGGCGGACAATGAGTCGGACAAATTGACTCGGTTTAGCCAGTTGTTTCGGTTGGCGCCTAGTGGGCGGTGGGTTGAGTTTTGA
- the LOC121218721 gene encoding classical arabinogalactan protein 5, with protein sequence MAKSFACFLLFALIAGCALGQAPSSAPTMSPPSSSPKPAPKISPTTAPTVSPTASPPSTATPPSSAPESSPTSSPPAPPTSPTGSPGATSPTTSISQPPASSPTAPSAAALKTVTLAGSAFAVVLAAAALLI encoded by the coding sequence ATGGCCAAATCTTTTGCTTGCTTCCTTCTCTTTGCCCTCATTGCCGGTTGTGCTCTCGGCCAAGCTCCCAGCTCCGCTCCAACCATGTCACCGCCGTCTTCTTCTCCGAAACCAGCTCCCAAGATCTCTCCGACCACCGCTCCCACCGTTTCTCCAACAGCTTCTCCGCCTTCAACCGCCACTCCTCCATCTTCAGCCCCTGAATCTTCTCCAACTTCCTCTCCTCCTGCTCCTCCCACCTCTCCCACTGGTTCTCCCGGCGCTACTTCTCCTACAACCTCCATAAGTCAGCCTCCGGCTTCGTCTCCAACTGCGCCAAGTGCGGCGGCCCTGAAAACAGTCACTCTCGCCGGGTCTGCATTTGCAGTCGTTTTAGCAGCCGCCGCTTTGTTGATCTAG